Sequence from the Cucumis sativus cultivar 9930 chromosome 1, Cucumber_9930_V3, whole genome shotgun sequence genome:
AACCCATCTTATAaaggttgggttgggttaaattttttttattcttttgggttgggttgggtctcgGGTTGGAGGGTTTAAAAACTtggttcaacccaacccaacccgaattaaaaattttatatacctaatttatatacataatttatatacctaatttatttttttattaaataatatatatatatatattatttaataaaaaaataaattaggtatataaaatttgaactattgtatgaaattttgaattatgtaggtttgaaattcaaatgtaacatttttgaacttttataacCATTAGAAACTataagctaaaaaaaaaaactatacaacTCTATACCCAATCCATATTTTACGGGTTgggttagaaactaaatttgggTTGCCAAcctaaataacaaaaaaatataggtTGAGTTGAGAATATCTCCCAACCTAACACAACCCGATTTCACCCCACTTAAACTCTTTCCCGTTCGTCAGCTCCGGCTTAAAATTCTACAcgtataaatttaatattaatcaaactatactTAAATGCTTAATCTTACACGTTAAACCCTATCAAActagatttgacattttatttgcTAGACCTTTCTTCTCGTCTAACTCTATTATGGGAATAACTTTCACCACTTAGCATGAGATGGATTTGGAAGGTAATAGAGCAAGATGTGcttttccaatttcaaaatctatggtcaaacattataatttatttccaaaagaacttattttaaaagttcaaaaacaCCTTCGGGTGGAGCAGTTTGGAATGGATGCCCATCAGCAAGGCTTGAGTTATGATACATTGGGCTTGGGTTTCAATATTACGATAAGGCCCATTAGAAAGGTCGTGGACACCAAAACCTGTGAGTACGATCTTGGTGCTCTGAAGACCTTTGCTGCTAGGGCTCCAAGTCTCCTTCTTTCTTCACTTTCGGAAAACCACATTTCTGTCCATTACTCCGTGATTCTCTATAATCCGAAGGCCCTGAACCCTAACCACCATGTTGTCAGGGGATATACCGCCTAACCAGACCATATACATCAAGAATCTCAACGAGAAGGTCAAGAAAGAAGGTGATTCACTCTTAGCTTTTCACTTAATCTTACTATATTCCTTCCGTAAATGTGTTTTCTTCTGTTCGTTAAGTAGAAACCTTAGTATAATCGAAGTGATCTTCGGCACATTTTATCTTTATCATTTCGCCTTTGGTTTCCCCGGCAAGAGAGGGGGGTTATTTGGCAAAgttggatttgtttttatgaCAGCATTTAATATTTCTTACGATGCCTACAGTAATGACTCGAGAAGATTAACGATTTCAgttgaaatttgagttttagGGTGATAGAGCTGGTATCTTGAAAGGTTAGTTAGAACTTgggattttgttttctattttggtttgtttagTGCCcgtttgataaccatttggtttttgatttcttgtttttcaaaatgaagCTTATAAACACattggattttttattttattttttaatttgtaatctaCAATTCACcaatgtttagtttttaaaaattgtttttgtttttggaattggCTAAGAATTCAACTATTGTGCATTTGTATATAAGAAATATGTAAACCGATACgagaaattaagagaaaagatttttaattttcaaaaaccaaaagccAAAACAGAATGGTAACCAAACTGACCTTAATGCTCAGTTTTTGACAATATTACATCACATGTGGAGGGGTTGGTTTGAACCCAAGTCCTCATAGTGTTCAGAATTTGATGGTATACTAATTTTCTCCCCCTTGGACAGAATTGAAGAGATCCCTGTATGCTTTGTTTTCTCAATATGGAAGAATCCTTGATGTTGTTGCCTTGAAGACACCGAGGCTTCGAGGGCAAGCATGGGTTGCGTTTAGTGAAGTGACTGCAGCTAGCAATGCTGTGCGTCAGATGCAAAATTTCCCATTCTATGAAAAACCTATGGTTGGTCTTTAGCTGATCACATTTTCGAAATTGCTTTTCATACTTATTTTGTGCCTTTCATCTATGGACTGTTCTAGCGCACTTTCAATATTTCCAAGTAACTGTGGGTAGCTTTCTTTGTAAACGGGATTGGATTCTAACTGTTCAATGAGTCTTATGTTGAGATGGTCAAGAGAAAGTCTATAAACAATCACCCTCAATGTTGTGCCAGTTTAGCTGCTTTGCATGTCTGAAATAACGACCTAATTTTATTGGATATGTGGGTTTTTATATTGGCCATGTGCTGGTTTTAAGCATTTTGAGATCTTTCTTTGCAACCCCTATATATTGAGCATATCTTTTTTCAGTGAATGCCATCGGTCACAAATTACAAGCTTATATGCTGCTTAGAATGTTGTAACTTGGATAGAAGGAGATCATTTCTCCTTGTTCTAATGTGGGTATAATAAAGGGCTTAGTGataattatatcatttcatAGTGGGACACCTATTTGGGATAGTACCCTTCAAGTTTTTTTGGACACCCAAATTTTGTAGGGTCCAATGGGTTATCCTATGAGATTAAGTTGAGATGTATCAATCTGACTTGAAACGCTTATGCCTATAAAAtacagaaggaaaaaaaaaaagacttggAGACATATCCATGATTGTGTTTGGAAGAAacaagtattattattttttttgctctTCATTTcagttatttttttgtttcatctcGAAGTTTGTGTACTATATTCAAATATACAGGTTATTCTGATGTTTAACAAGAAGATACTTCTGTTGACCAtctcaaaaatataaatgacttttgtttcttttgcaGCGAATTCAATATGCCAAAACCAAATCAGATTGTATTGCTAAAGCTGATGGAAGCTTTGTGCcaagggagaagaaaaagaagcaagAGGAAAAAGGTGATTGTAACTGATAGACAATATATTTTCACTatgtttttttgaattttttgacATAACCTCTCATTTTCTTGTTGCATTGCTTTTGAAACATCTCAAGGGTTTTAAACTGGTTTATGCTCCTGACTATCTTTTAATTTGCTTATCCAGCTGAAAAAAAGCGGCGTGCTGAAGAAACACATCAATCTGCGATGCCCAATGGAACAACTACTGAGAATGGAGGTTCAAATGTAAGTTAGTtttcattcttattttattttatttttataaaaacttcatttttattttccttcttcataTGAGCTGTATTGTATTAATTGTTTTCACCAGAAGTGGTCCCAAACATGTATTGTGAGTTTTTTTCGGACAACGTGGTTCTCTGGTTAATTGTATTCTCTTCACATTTGTTAGAAAGTCATTGATGTCCATTCCAATTAGATTTTACCTTAGTGCCCCTGAGATCAGGTAAAGTTAATCAACATGTTTCCAGAACTATTTTTACTAAGAAATCCTCTTTGTTGTGTGTTATTTCTGCAGGCCACATTCCGTCATGCAAATCCGAGTGCTACAGAAGCTACTCCAAACAACATACTATTTATTGAGAATTTGCCCCATGAAACCTCTAGTATGATGTTGCAAGTCCTCTTCCAACAATATCCTGGATTCAGGGAAGTCCGGATGATTGAAGCAAAGCCGGGTATTGCTTTCGTTGAGTTTGAAGATGATGTTCAATCCTCTATGGCTATGCAGGCTCTTCAAGGCTTTAAAATTGACCCCCAACATCCCATGGCTATCTCTTTTGCAAAGAAGTAACTCAACCTTTGTTCTACTGTTACTATTTTGGAATCTGCAGCAGGTTTATGTTAATGTCACCGCACATAAACATGAGTCGTGAGTTTTTATGTAAAGTTCAGATATCCTTCCCCACCttcaaagagaaagaaagaaggaaaacgTTGGGAGGCAGCCCACTGGAAGCCAAGGGACTTGATGAGTTTTGCGGGCTATGCTAATTCCAGTTTCCAGGGGTAGCAAGAAAATAGATTTATGTTAGGTTGTCAAAAAGGAAACAGAGAGAACTAATCAAagacctttttttctttaaatgtgtTCATGTATTTGTAGTAGTGGAAAACTAGCTTTTGAAAAGGGAACGGGGAGCTGAAATTTAGGGGACAATGTTGATTTGACTTTTGCATGAATATTTCGTGCTCAACAATGAAGTGTTCATTTCTGTCAGTCTCAGGGACAGTGCGTGTGTTTTCTTCCATTGGTCGATTATGAGCAAAAATTTGAcccaaacttagtttcaaagttGTGTCATTTACCGGATCAACTGCATAGCTATTgctcgttttttttttttttaatcattattaaATGTGGGGccatttgatattttatttcataggGATCTGTGATTCCATCAACTGCTGACCTTCACAGAACTTCAGTGCTAAAACTGACATTGCGTCTCTCTTTGGGTATCTTCATTCAGATACATCGACCACGTCGCCTGTAAGTTCCcttgtctttttcttcttcctgcCTATTTTCATGAAAGATTGAAAGATATCTAtgatatgaatatatatattaattaggtgaaaaaattatgtttgttttcttgtgtCTTATTATCTTGTTGCAAGCTCAtcacaataatcaaaattatgttGGTTTCCAACtgtattgttttgtaattttctttctgttgcaatgttcttttttgttctttttttttttttaaaaaaaaaattgaagggatTCTGAAATGACAAAAGTAGTTCTTACCAGGCGAATGGGAATACGAATGGATAAACCAGAATAATTGTCTCTTAACTTTGGGGGTTTGGAAGGAATGCTTCTCCAGCTTTTATCTCTACtcaatttaacttttttaatagtATTTTTAACATACTTTTTTGACAATTGTTAAAATGGATTAGATCTTAGGGAACCTTTGACTTATGGCCGAGTTTATATGGTCTgacaaaaaacatatatttgacagtgtttctaagtttgaatTGTTAGAGAATCAATTATAATGAATTGAGCTGTCTAAAACTGTGTATTTGATAGccaattttgtttgtatagGATGGAAACCCAATGATTCATGCTTGTTTTATAAGAGAGGGTTAAGGCACTGAGTTGAGATACATGAAGTGAAGTTGAGAGTTACGTGAAGTTAATATGTTGGAagttaacaaatttgtattttaagtgGGTTTTAACATGAATTTTTAGAGGAGACAAGGtagtgaagttgaagttggTGAGTCAAACAGgtttagtttgattaattCAATTGTATGTTTATACAAACCCAATAATGTGTTGATagacagaaaacaaaaaagatatgTGTCGTGTAAAAGAAGGGCAAATATGGATAATATTGCAAAATTCAACTTGGTCCAATCTTTTGCTTGGAATGATCATGATCCAAATCCTCGTTAATGTAGATGGATGTATTGTATGATCATCTATCCTACAAAgcatatttaatatttattagtctaaaaataataataacaagaaatctaagctttttctttttcctggCCACGTGGAAGTTAGGCTGCTTTCCCTTTTCCTCATTGCCTCTCCCCTCTCGTTGACGTTGAGTTCTAGAAAGTATGTCGTCATAAATCCCATCCACACACTTTCTTCCCAAATGcgcaaaatttatcaaatgttatgtccattttggattttattatttaaataattctaTCATCGAATTCTAAAAAGACCATATTATTGTCAACAGAtgtattcaaaataaattatagaattcaataatttgtaaatgaaaTTGTATGAAATAATGTGGATATCACAACTTTGCTATAAATTCttacaattaatatttatttgatgattAGGAGTAGTTTTTTTCAAGACTTATGGTTTTAAGGTAGGGTGAATGtaataaaaagttgataaatgaATGTTGTAATGAGAAAATGATTTAATATTCTGATAAGTTATGTGTCCACCTTGTTGTGGGGGAAATAGTAAATGCGAAAAAAGAAGGTAAGATGTGGAGAAAAATGGAATTGAAAGAGAAGTGCCGGGTAGAACACGACAGGCGAGTGGCTATAAAGgatgagaaaaagagaagaagaaagaaaagacaaaacaaCCGAACtctatctctcttttttctcttttttctctttttctctttttttctctcttctctcttcctattatttatttaaataagagcaaccaagaaagaaagaaatgaaaaagagcgtaataataaaatttatttttataatttagaaaaagaaaaacaagtcaGCCGCCATTCAGTCAAACCCACGAGTTTTGACCAAAACACAGTCAACAATCTCCGAAGAGACCCTTTCCAGGAAccatcctcttcttcttccttcctttctttctttcttcaatacCCTCCTCCCTTTCCTTCTTTAACTTTCTCTTTTCACCATTTCTCTTCACaaatctctcttcttcttcttcttcttctcttcttcttcttcttcttcttcttcttcttctctcatgGCCTCCTCTTCCGGGAGCTTAGACACCTCTGCTAATTCTCACCCCTCCTTCACTTTCTCTACTCATCCTTTTATGACTTCTTCTTACTCTGACCTTCTTGCCTCTGCCAACATCGATCCTCCTTCCTCCGCTCCTCTCCGCGCTTCCACTACCGGAGTTCCTAAATTCAAATCCCTCCCTCCCccttctctccctctctctccgCCCCCCATGtctccttcttcctttttcgCCATTCCTCCTGGTTTGAGTCCCGCCGAGCTTCTTGATTCCCCTGTTCTTCTTAGTGCTTCTCATGTACgcctctttcattttcatctcaaTGCTTTTGTTTCGTTTTCATTCAATTCATCTTCCTTTAATCGGTCTTTTACTTTTCTGTTCAGGTTCTGCCGTCGCCGACCACCGGGACTTTCCCGTCTCACTCGTTGAATTGGAAGAGCAATTTTGGATATAATCAGCAGAACATtaaggaagaaaacaaatattcgTCTAATTTCTCATTTCAAACTCAATCCTCAAAGCTCCCGCCGACGTCTTTTCAGCCTTCATCCACCATAGCTCCCACCGTACGTTAGATCGAACCGGTGgactttgttttgttttttttttttttttgttctcctTCTTCATTTCATTACATCTctggttcattttctttttgttgttcaGACTCAGGGATGGAGTTT
This genomic interval carries:
- the LOC101207648 gene encoding U2 small nuclear ribonucleoprotein B'' 2, whose amino-acid sequence is MLSGDIPPNQTIYIKNLNEKVKKEELKRSLYALFSQYGRILDVVALKTPRLRGQAWVAFSEVTAASNAVRQMQNFPFYEKPMRIQYAKTKSDCIAKADGSFVPREKKKKQEEKAEKKRRAEETHQSAMPNGTTTENGGSNATFRHANPSATEATPNNILFIENLPHETSSMMLQVLFQQYPGFREVRMIEAKPGIAFVEFEDDVQSSMAMQALQGFKIDPQHPMAISFAKK